The following coding sequences lie in one Paenibacillus durus ATCC 35681 genomic window:
- a CDS encoding toxic anion resistance protein gives MSTFQAIQLKKEDMNNVEQEAKLLIQQVSSADFMDLENLMDSIGRMGQKTMEQASQSLSMLERPVNELISGNRSEVSNSILKLRGEIDSLSKSKQLGFFDKMLKKTPMKNYIYKYQSVKTNVAAIVLSLRNGKDTLEENLAYMRNLKRSSLESVYNLQIRIAMGHKLQELFEQEIAKPENESRKSHLERGLRKVVTRIQNFEEMIMLYQQAIAGADIINDNNDKLIDSVDATIDKTQHLITVSAMIALALQDQVDTINAVNAANNTLQDMFEENARILKDTTQKTNELLGKPGMEMESIDRAMSDLFTAIDLYEQSNRTIIKSATEHTKRLSDLNKQFHNRLGLISGNLNTPQLNTKQQASFLD, from the coding sequence ATGTCAACATTTCAAGCCATACAATTAAAAAAGGAGGATATGAATAATGTCGAGCAGGAGGCGAAGCTTCTCATTCAGCAGGTCTCATCTGCTGATTTTATGGACCTGGAAAACTTAATGGATTCAATTGGCCGTATGGGTCAAAAAACGATGGAACAAGCTAGCCAGTCGCTTTCTATGCTCGAGCGGCCGGTTAATGAATTGATTTCGGGAAATCGCTCGGAAGTGTCTAATAGTATCCTGAAACTTCGTGGGGAGATTGATTCTTTAAGCAAAAGTAAACAACTGGGTTTCTTTGACAAGATGCTAAAAAAGACACCGATGAAAAACTATATTTATAAGTATCAATCGGTTAAAACCAATGTAGCTGCCATAGTACTATCCCTCCGAAATGGGAAGGATACTTTGGAAGAAAACTTAGCATATATGAGGAATCTCAAACGTTCTTCACTTGAATCGGTTTATAACCTGCAGATTCGTATTGCAATGGGGCATAAGCTTCAGGAACTTTTTGAACAAGAGATAGCCAAGCCAGAGAACGAAAGCCGTAAATCCCATTTGGAGAGAGGCCTCCGAAAGGTGGTAACCCGGATTCAAAATTTTGAGGAAATGATTATGCTGTATCAACAGGCTATTGCCGGTGCAGATATCATTAATGACAATAATGATAAGCTGATTGATTCCGTAGACGCTACTATAGATAAGACCCAACATTTGATTACAGTCTCCGCTATGATTGCCTTGGCCCTTCAAGATCAAGTGGATACCATTAACGCTGTAAACGCTGCTAATAACACTTTGCAGGACATGTTTGAAGAGAATGCTCGTATATTAAAAGATACCACACAGAAGACAAATGAGCTTTTAGGTAAGCCTGGAATGGAAATGGAATCCATAGACCGGGCAATGAGTGACTTGTTTACAGCAATAGATCTATATGAGCAATCTAATCGAACCATTATTAAATCGGCAACCGAACACACGAAGCGGCTGAGTGATCTTAATAAACAGTTTCATAACCGTTTGGGTCTTATTTCTGGAAATCTAAATACTCCTCAACTGAATACAAAACAGCAAGCAAGTTTCCTGGATTGA